From one Nonomuraea polychroma genomic stretch:
- a CDS encoding DUF4097 family beta strand repeat-containing protein: MTMPTHDKGTAVPTFDTPEPIVAIIDMATATIRINASDRTDTVVEVRPSDGLNDADVQAAEHTEVEYADGRLLVRTDQEHAGLTSGWGLSFDKLVESPASWARSLLHGPGSVDVTIDLPAGSRLDAKSAATVLCRGPLGEVTITTSHGDIRVEQAGRLRLKSTYGDISVTRAIGHAEVTTTHGGIHIGEINGTAAVKTSHGDVRLREVTGELRLNSAHGDITVGRALAGVAAKTAYASVEIGEVVSGSIVMETTGGGLDLGIRDGTAAWLDVSSKYGTVDVSLDPSDVPAHTDQVVEVRAHTTHGDIVIHRS, encoded by the coding sequence ATGACCATGCCAACCCACGACAAGGGGACCGCAGTGCCGACCTTCGACACCCCCGAACCCATCGTCGCCATCATCGACATGGCGACCGCCACCATCCGGATCAACGCGAGCGACCGCACCGACACCGTCGTCGAAGTCCGCCCGAGCGACGGGCTCAACGACGCCGACGTGCAGGCCGCCGAGCACACCGAGGTCGAGTACGCCGACGGCAGGCTCCTGGTACGGACCGACCAGGAGCATGCCGGCCTGACCTCCGGCTGGGGCCTTTCGTTCGACAAACTCGTCGAGTCGCCCGCGAGCTGGGCACGTTCGCTGCTCCACGGCCCGGGCTCGGTCGACGTGACGATCGACCTGCCGGCCGGCTCCCGCCTCGACGCCAAGTCGGCGGCGACCGTCCTGTGCCGGGGACCGCTCGGCGAGGTGACGATCACCACCTCCCACGGCGACATCCGGGTCGAGCAAGCCGGCCGGCTACGGCTGAAGAGCACCTACGGCGACATCTCGGTCACCCGCGCGATCGGACACGCCGAGGTCACCACGACCCACGGCGGCATCCACATCGGCGAGATCAACGGCACCGCCGCGGTCAAGACCTCCCACGGCGACGTCCGCCTCCGCGAGGTGACCGGCGAGCTGCGGCTGAACAGCGCCCACGGCGACATCACCGTGGGCCGCGCCCTGGCCGGCGTCGCCGCCAAGACCGCGTACGCCAGCGTGGAGATCGGCGAGGTGGTGTCCGGCTCGATCGTCATGGAGACCACCGGTGGCGGCCTGGATCTCGGGATCCGGGACGGCACCGCCGCCTGGCTGGACGTGAGCTCCAAGTACGGCACCGTGGACGTCTCCCTCGACCCCAGCGACGTCCCCGCCCACACAGACCAGGTCGTCGAGGTGCGGGCCCACACCACTCACGGCGACATCGTCATCCACCGTTCCTGA
- a CDS encoding TetR/AcrR family transcriptional regulator, whose protein sequence is MVTSRSRRRLSPEARRSELIDAAIRLLDSGQKVTNWVQAVTAEADAAKGTFYVYFSSWEEMLAAVRDRVLRDYVDRFHRLAESTEPIDWWLTLDAECAAAIEAIARPGGLHTAVFHSDSALAPAGEGRLDTIAAIAKALRRGMDEGAFRPVDPHIAATILFTVLHGAADAIAAGEQPQRWLAGVRDLTRRWLAPSPSEE, encoded by the coding sequence GTGGTCACCTCCAGGAGCCGGCGCCGCCTCTCCCCCGAGGCCAGGCGCAGTGAACTCATCGATGCCGCCATCCGGCTCCTGGACTCCGGGCAGAAGGTGACCAACTGGGTTCAAGCCGTCACCGCCGAAGCCGACGCCGCCAAGGGGACTTTCTACGTCTACTTCTCCTCCTGGGAGGAGATGCTCGCCGCGGTACGGGACCGCGTGCTGCGGGACTACGTGGACCGGTTCCACCGGCTGGCCGAATCCACCGAGCCGATCGACTGGTGGCTCACCCTCGACGCCGAATGCGCGGCGGCCATCGAGGCCATCGCCCGCCCCGGCGGGCTCCATACCGCCGTCTTCCACTCCGACTCCGCGCTCGCACCCGCGGGCGAAGGGCGGCTGGACACCATCGCCGCCATCGCCAAGGCGCTGCGCCGCGGCATGGACGAGGGCGCGTTCCGCCCGGTCGACCCGCATATCGCCGCCACGATCCTGTTCACCGTCCTCCACGGCGCCGCAGACGCGATCGCCGCCGGAGAGCAACCGCAACGCTGGCTGGCGGGCGTCCGCGACCTGACCCGCCGCTGGCTCGCACCATCACCAAGCGAGGAGTGA
- a CDS encoding cytochrome P450: MDPPDHTRLRRLVSSAFTARAVARMEASIAQLVGEYLDGAAERETFDVLSGLAYPLPVAVICRMLGVPPADERLFHGWSAQLTRLFDGFDNHYDGNGETPEWMQGEVELHRYVNELVADRRKRPRRDDLISELLAAEDGGDVLSHDELVSTIVLLLVAGHETTVNLIANGVLALLRHPGHLAALRADPGTAPAVVEEILRYDPPVQLTVRGADQGLRVGDAKVPAGGLVFLLLASAHRDPEANPDPDRFDPNREQVRHLGFGFGPHFCLGAPLARLEGRLALAAFARRVRQPELVADPPPYREHVNLRGVSELLISHAGVTR; this comes from the coding sequence CTGGATCCTCCGGACCACACCCGGCTGCGCCGCCTGGTCAGCAGCGCGTTCACCGCCCGTGCCGTCGCCCGGATGGAGGCCTCCATCGCCCAACTGGTCGGCGAGTACCTCGACGGCGCGGCCGAGCGGGAGACGTTCGACGTGCTGTCCGGCCTCGCCTACCCCCTGCCGGTGGCGGTCATCTGCCGCATGCTCGGCGTCCCGCCGGCCGACGAGCGGCTGTTCCACGGGTGGTCCGCCCAGCTCACCCGGCTGTTCGACGGGTTCGACAACCACTACGACGGCAACGGCGAGACCCCGGAGTGGATGCAGGGGGAGGTCGAGTTGCACCGGTACGTCAACGAGCTCGTCGCCGACCGGCGCAAGCGGCCGCGCCGGGACGACCTGATCTCCGAGCTGCTCGCCGCAGAGGACGGCGGCGACGTGCTCAGCCATGACGAGCTGGTCTCCACGATCGTGCTGCTGCTGGTGGCCGGGCACGAGACGACGGTCAACCTGATCGCCAACGGCGTGCTCGCCCTGCTGCGGCACCCCGGCCACCTCGCCGCCCTGCGCGCCGACCCCGGCACGGCGCCCGCGGTCGTCGAGGAGATCCTGCGCTACGACCCGCCCGTCCAGCTCACCGTCCGGGGCGCCGACCAGGGCCTGCGCGTCGGGGACGCGAAGGTGCCCGCAGGCGGCCTGGTCTTCCTCCTGCTGGCCTCGGCTCACCGGGACCCGGAGGCCAACCCGGACCCGGACCGGTTCGACCCGAACCGCGAGCAGGTGCGGCATCTGGGCTTCGGCTTCGGCCCGCACTTCTGCCTCGGCGCGCCACTGGCCAGGCTCGAAGGCAGGCTGGCGCTGGCCGCCTTCGCCCGGCGCGTCCGGCAGCCCGAACTCGTCGCCGACCCGCCGCCGTACCGGGAGCACGTCAACCTCCGCGGCGTCAGCGAGCTGCTCATCTCCCATGCGGGGGTGACGAGGTGA
- a CDS encoding alpha/beta fold hydrolase yields MRISTTALAGLVLGTALAGTLQAPVAAAPPALTWAGCGDGMQCAKLTVPIDWRHPHGRKTRVDLARMPARDPARKLGSLVVNTGGGATIQPVRATPTVVSELTAWFDVVLIDPRGMGDKGSSAAVECDTPQPSIAGLILAPGEAGWRAQARANAAYDASCRKAMGAAYAGLTSWQVAHDLEALRAALGEPELRYFGNSYGTVYGQAYLELFPAKVGRMVLDGVPDHTRPSLERWLTEYARTEEQQLGRFHDWCRAGCALGGDDAIEVFDRLLTRVPLPAGKGTVSKEEFLLAVKEGLAPPVWPRLAAALRKAADGDASDLAKLRPLPPESPGYPAGAMLCHDFMPGLPGYREFQAIESRLRAVAPRIGWIHGRYQVARCVGMGKSPAYPPHPLRAEGVPPVLIAIGDTDANTPHSGAEHLAAQIPGARVVRHGDGHAAYLMQSASGLGATCLRRYVHDYLTAGALPRSGARCPGDLMARIPRG; encoded by the coding sequence ATGAGAATCTCGACCACAGCGCTGGCCGGCCTCGTCCTCGGGACGGCGCTGGCGGGCACCCTCCAGGCTCCGGTGGCCGCCGCGCCTCCGGCCCTGACGTGGGCCGGGTGCGGCGACGGCATGCAATGCGCCAAGCTGACCGTACCGATCGACTGGAGACACCCGCACGGCCGGAAGACCCGGGTCGACCTCGCGCGGATGCCCGCTCGCGACCCCGCGCGCAAGCTCGGCTCGCTCGTCGTCAACACCGGCGGCGGCGCGACCATCCAACCCGTACGCGCCACGCCCACGGTCGTCTCGGAGCTGACCGCCTGGTTCGACGTGGTCCTGATCGACCCCAGGGGCATGGGCGACAAGGGCAGCTCCGCGGCCGTCGAGTGCGACACACCGCAGCCGAGCATCGCGGGGCTGATCCTGGCGCCGGGCGAAGCCGGATGGCGCGCCCAGGCCAGGGCGAACGCCGCCTACGACGCCTCCTGCCGCAAGGCCATGGGCGCCGCCTACGCGGGCTTGACCTCCTGGCAGGTGGCCCACGACCTGGAGGCGCTGCGAGCCGCCCTTGGCGAACCCGAGCTGCGCTATTTCGGCAACTCGTACGGCACCGTGTACGGCCAGGCGTACCTGGAGCTGTTCCCCGCCAAGGTCGGCCGGATGGTACTCGACGGCGTCCCCGACCACACGCGGCCCTCGCTGGAACGCTGGCTGACGGAATACGCCCGCACCGAGGAACAGCAGCTGGGGCGCTTCCACGACTGGTGCAGGGCGGGCTGCGCGCTGGGCGGCGACGACGCGATCGAGGTGTTCGACAGGCTGCTCACCCGCGTCCCGCTCCCCGCGGGCAAGGGGACGGTGAGCAAGGAGGAGTTCCTTCTCGCGGTGAAGGAAGGGCTCGCCCCGCCCGTGTGGCCGCGCCTGGCCGCAGCGCTGCGCAAGGCCGCCGACGGCGACGCGTCGGACCTGGCGAAGCTGCGGCCGCTCCCGCCGGAGTCTCCCGGGTACCCGGCCGGCGCGATGCTCTGCCATGACTTCATGCCCGGCCTGCCCGGATACCGGGAGTTCCAGGCCATCGAGTCGCGGCTGCGCGCGGTCGCACCCCGCATCGGCTGGATCCATGGCCGGTACCAGGTTGCCCGCTGCGTGGGCATGGGCAAGAGCCCCGCCTACCCGCCGCACCCGCTGCGGGCCGAGGGCGTGCCGCCGGTGCTGATCGCGATCGGCGACACGGACGCCAACACGCCGCACTCCGGCGCCGAGCACCTGGCTGCGCAGATCCCCGGAGCGCGGGTGGTCAGGCACGGCGACGGGCACGCCGCGTACCTCATGCAGAGCGCGTCCGGGCTCGGGGCGACCTGCCTGCGCCGATACGTGCACGACTACCTGACCGCCGGCGCCCTGCCCCGGTCCGGGGCGCGCTGCCCCGGTGACCTGATGGCTAGGATTCCCCGGGGGTGA
- a CDS encoding sensor histidine kinase, whose protein sequence is MIGAWRKLPALAQDAALALLTTLVTAGYPLLGAPGGHTFLWVMLVCAVCAPLAARRRLPLTAALVTGAVVVLARLLHQPEVGAWVTVAAFASAAYHRDHDRWLPAVAATCWLVALDLAYGGTMEDPSGLARSVAAGLAPVALGHILRLRHDQARQAELVRRSQERARIAREVHDVVGHHLSAIRLQAVGARRGTPEDAGRALDVIAEISGTALGETRRLLGLLREEEHADTDLGPLLARLSRQGLRVRLDGDPLRGEMPPRIQYAVYRIVQESLTNVMRHSGVSHAVVRISRRSGAVEATVEDDGQAVPEGPGGPGAPGGPGAPGGPGVSEGVGLRGMRERAALLGGTLTAGPREPHGWRVTARFPLGELGEKEGADQ, encoded by the coding sequence GTGATCGGAGCCTGGCGGAAGCTGCCCGCGCTCGCGCAGGACGCCGCGCTGGCCCTGCTCACGACACTGGTGACCGCGGGGTATCCGCTGCTGGGCGCTCCCGGCGGGCACACGTTCCTGTGGGTGATGCTGGTCTGCGCGGTGTGCGCGCCGCTGGCCGCACGCCGCCGCCTGCCGCTGACGGCCGCGCTGGTCACGGGCGCGGTCGTCGTGCTCGCGCGGCTGCTCCATCAGCCGGAGGTAGGCGCATGGGTGACGGTGGCGGCGTTCGCCTCGGCCGCCTACCATCGCGACCATGACCGGTGGCTGCCCGCGGTGGCCGCGACCTGCTGGCTGGTCGCGCTCGACCTCGCGTACGGCGGGACCATGGAGGATCCGTCCGGGCTGGCGAGGTCGGTGGCCGCCGGGCTTGCTCCGGTGGCGCTCGGGCACATCCTGCGGCTGCGCCATGACCAGGCCCGGCAGGCCGAGCTCGTCCGGCGGTCGCAAGAACGTGCCCGGATCGCCCGCGAGGTGCACGACGTGGTGGGCCACCACCTCAGCGCGATCCGGCTGCAGGCCGTGGGGGCGCGGCGGGGCACGCCCGAGGACGCCGGCCGGGCACTGGACGTGATCGCCGAGATCTCCGGCACCGCGCTCGGCGAGACCCGGCGGCTGCTCGGCCTGCTCCGCGAAGAGGAACACGCCGACACCGATCTCGGCCCGCTGCTCGCTCGCCTGTCCCGTCAAGGGCTCCGCGTCCGCCTGGACGGCGACCCGCTCCGCGGTGAGATGCCGCCCCGGATCCAGTACGCGGTGTACCGGATCGTTCAGGAGTCGCTGACGAACGTCATGCGCCACTCGGGGGTCTCGCATGCGGTCGTCCGCATCAGCCGCAGGTCCGGGGCCGTGGAGGCGACGGTGGAGGACGACGGGCAGGCAGTCCCAGAAGGACCCGGCGGACCGGGCGCACCCGGTGGACCTGGCGCACCCGGTGGACCTGGCGTGTCCGAGGGCGTCGGGCTGAGGGGCATGCGTGAGCGGGCGGCGCTGCTCGGCGGCACGCTCACGGCCGGGCCGCGAGAGCCCCACGGCTGGCGCGTGACCGCCCGGTTCCCGCTCGGCGAACTCGGCGAAAAGGAAGGAGCCGACCAGTGA
- a CDS encoding response regulator: MTIRVIVADDQAPTREGLRLLLSSEPDIEMVATASDGHEVVAMARRHRPDVVLTDIRMPRMDGLAAIRDLVALDPAPAVVALTTFDLDEYLFGALQAGAVGFLLKESDPGLIIEAVRVAHEGQGLVDPQVTPRLLHRFAATSPRPPTSELATLTPREADVLRHLAAGSSNAEIAGELVISPGTVKIHIERILAKLGLRTRVQAAVYAHRHGLVTWTDLP, translated from the coding sequence GTGACCATTCGCGTGATCGTCGCCGACGACCAGGCGCCCACCAGGGAGGGCCTGCGCCTGCTGCTGTCGTCCGAACCGGACATCGAGATGGTGGCGACGGCGTCGGACGGGCACGAGGTCGTCGCGATGGCCCGGCGGCACCGGCCCGACGTCGTTCTCACCGACATCCGCATGCCGCGCATGGACGGGCTGGCCGCGATCAGAGACCTCGTGGCCCTCGACCCCGCCCCGGCCGTGGTGGCGCTGACCACGTTCGACCTGGACGAATACCTGTTCGGCGCCCTTCAGGCGGGCGCGGTCGGGTTCCTGCTGAAGGAGAGCGACCCCGGCTTGATCATCGAGGCTGTGCGGGTCGCCCACGAAGGGCAGGGCCTGGTGGACCCGCAGGTCACCCCCCGCCTGCTGCATCGGTTCGCGGCCACGTCGCCCCGCCCGCCGACCAGCGAGCTGGCCACGCTGACGCCGCGCGAGGCGGACGTGCTGCGGCACCTGGCCGCCGGCAGCAGCAACGCCGAGATCGCCGGCGAACTGGTCATCTCGCCTGGCACGGTGAAGATCCACATCGAGCGGATCCTGGCCAAGCTCGGGCTGCGTACCCGCGTGCAGGCGGCCGTCTACGCCCACCGGCACGGCCTCGTCACGTGGACGGATCTGCCCTGA
- a CDS encoding alpha/beta fold hydrolase — MSIELRHSHLPIAERSVHVVEAGDAQGRSFLFLHGWPESWRTWEAVMGVAGDDARLIAVDLPGIGESAGAVTGGSKSRLAEVVHELVQRLNLTDVTLVGHDVGGMAAYAYLRQYDDVAGVVIMNTVIPGVAPWNEMLANPYIWHFGFHAVPALPETLVQGHQVEYFSYFYDALSVDAGRITPHLRTAHAAAYASDTALTAGFDFYRAFAQDARDNTAFAKNGPIGTPLLYLRGEGEGGDIATYARGFRDAGIDNLVTALVPDAGHFTQEEAPAHVWKLISDFATSLPARR, encoded by the coding sequence ATGTCTATTGAGCTGCGTCACAGCCATCTGCCGATCGCCGAGCGTTCGGTGCATGTCGTTGAGGCGGGTGACGCGCAGGGCAGGTCGTTCCTGTTCCTGCACGGTTGGCCGGAATCATGGCGGACCTGGGAAGCCGTGATGGGCGTGGCAGGCGACGACGCTCGCCTGATCGCCGTGGACCTGCCCGGCATCGGCGAATCCGCGGGGGCTGTCACCGGTGGATCCAAGAGTCGCTTGGCGGAGGTGGTTCACGAACTGGTGCAGCGCCTGAACCTCACCGATGTCACGCTGGTCGGGCATGATGTCGGCGGGATGGCCGCCTACGCCTACCTGCGTCAATACGACGACGTCGCCGGTGTCGTCATCATGAACACGGTGATCCCGGGCGTCGCCCCCTGGAATGAGATGCTAGCCAATCCCTACATCTGGCACTTTGGTTTCCACGCCGTTCCGGCGCTGCCGGAGACCCTGGTTCAGGGGCACCAGGTGGAGTACTTCTCCTACTTCTACGATGCGCTGTCGGTCGACGCCGGAAGAATCACCCCGCACTTGCGGACCGCCCACGCCGCGGCCTATGCCAGCGATACCGCCCTCACCGCCGGGTTCGACTTCTACCGCGCCTTTGCCCAGGACGCGCGGGACAACACGGCGTTCGCAAAGAACGGGCCGATCGGCACGCCACTGCTCTATCTGCGCGGCGAGGGCGAAGGTGGCGACATCGCCACCTACGCGCGAGGCTTCCGCGACGCGGGGATCGACAACCTGGTCACCGCCCTGGTGCCCGACGCCGGACACTTCACTCAGGAAGAGGCGCCCGCCCACGTCTGGAAGCTCATCTCCGACTTCGCCACGTCCCTTCCAGCGCGCCGCTGA
- a CDS encoding MarR family winged helix-turn-helix transcriptional regulator, translating to MNDEDSPAFERGTGFLLARLGSLAARSWTAFLTKHDLTQAQYLVLVTVKEQGPIGQRRLAELIAMDARNIVMVLDSLSPRGLIQRRTHDSDRRRRIITLTDAGAALLDTIAAAAATEQDHFLHALTCRQRDHLNRLLRTLYDSRITASASSPES from the coding sequence ATGAACGACGAGGACAGTCCAGCCTTTGAGCGCGGGACAGGCTTTCTGCTGGCACGACTCGGCTCGTTGGCCGCGCGGTCGTGGACCGCGTTCCTGACAAAGCATGACCTCACCCAAGCCCAATACCTGGTCTTGGTAACCGTCAAGGAACAAGGGCCGATCGGCCAACGCCGTCTGGCCGAACTCATCGCCATGGACGCCCGCAACATCGTGATGGTCCTCGACTCCCTGTCCCCCCGGGGACTCATCCAGCGCCGAACCCATGACAGCGACCGCCGTCGCCGCATCATCACTCTCACCGACGCCGGAGCGGCCCTCCTGGACACCATCGCCGCGGCCGCGGCCACCGAGCAGGATCACTTCCTCCATGCTCTGACCTGTCGTCAGCGTGACCACCTCAACCGCCTGCTGCGCACGCTCTACGATTCACGCATCACTGCGTCGGCCAGCAGCCCCGAGAGCTGA
- a CDS encoding MFS transporter — protein sequence MSGTGRAGLPPAATRNEPLSRRRSGLALGALGLGAFVVGTSELVLVGILDPIATDTGVSIETAGTLVTAYALGIALGGPVLTALTGRVDRRLMLWCTLLVYVAANLLIAVVASFGLLFVSRMVAGSVHGAFIGVASVIAAGLVEPGREGRAISIVFGGVALSTVVGVPLGTLIGQTFGWRATFGGVVVLAALALVLTIALVPAVARKGGGRLTGGARQAMAPPVLATLGIGFLIIGGQFSALTYIEPFLNQVTGVSGGAISAFLLAYGAATAAGTFAGGRLVDRSATATLIVTNAALVGVLGGLYLIGPSPALVAVVLVVWGLVGFGLVSIAIQVRVISLAGQGKDLAASLGASAANAGIATGALIGGQVVAHVGVHYTALAGAAVCLLALPVVLATRSMRPASA from the coding sequence ATGTCGGGCACCGGGCGGGCGGGGCTGCCACCGGCGGCGACGAGGAATGAGCCACTGTCGCGACGTCGTAGCGGGCTGGCGCTCGGCGCACTTGGGCTCGGCGCTTTCGTCGTGGGCACGTCCGAACTCGTCCTGGTCGGGATCCTTGACCCGATAGCGACTGATACCGGGGTCTCCATCGAGACCGCAGGGACGCTCGTCACGGCGTACGCGCTCGGCATCGCCCTCGGCGGGCCTGTTCTCACCGCTCTGACCGGCCGCGTCGACCGCCGTCTCATGCTGTGGTGCACGCTGTTGGTGTACGTGGCCGCGAACCTGCTCATCGCTGTCGTGGCGAGCTTTGGCCTGCTTTTCGTCTCGCGGATGGTCGCGGGTTCGGTCCACGGAGCCTTCATCGGGGTGGCGTCGGTGATCGCGGCGGGACTCGTCGAGCCGGGCCGCGAGGGCCGAGCGATCTCGATCGTGTTCGGCGGCGTTGCCCTGTCCACGGTCGTGGGCGTTCCCCTGGGCACGCTGATCGGGCAGACGTTCGGCTGGCGGGCGACGTTCGGCGGCGTGGTGGTACTCGCCGCCCTCGCGCTCGTCCTGACCATCGCTCTGGTGCCGGCCGTCGCGCGCAAGGGCGGCGGCCGCCTGACCGGCGGGGCCCGTCAGGCGATGGCGCCGCCGGTCCTGGCCACCCTGGGCATCGGCTTCCTGATCATCGGCGGTCAGTTCAGCGCCCTGACCTACATCGAGCCGTTCCTCAACCAGGTCACCGGGGTCTCCGGCGGCGCGATCAGCGCCTTCCTGCTCGCGTACGGCGCCGCCACCGCGGCGGGGACATTCGCCGGCGGTCGCCTCGTCGACCGCAGCGCCACCGCGACGCTCATCGTGACCAATGCCGCCCTGGTCGGCGTGCTCGGCGGGCTTTACCTGATCGGTCCTAGCCCTGCTTTGGTAGCGGTTGTTCTCGTCGTCTGGGGACTTGTCGGGTTCGGGCTCGTCTCGATCGCCATCCAGGTTCGCGTCATCAGCCTGGCGGGCCAGGGCAAGGACCTGGCCGCCAGCCTTGGCGCCTCGGCGGCGAACGCCGGGATCGCGACCGGCGCGTTGATCGGCGGCCAGGTCGTCGCCCATGTCGGGGTGCACTACACCGCACTTGCCGGGGCCGCGGTCTGCCTGCTGGCGTTGCCCGTCGTTTTGGCCACCCGGTCGATGCGGCCGGCCAGCGCATGA
- a CDS encoding DoxX family protein, with amino-acid sequence MESLAKNQGLFLALYRIVVGLLFACHGVATLFDVLGGPHGEVPSVGQWPGWWAAVIELVGGALVLLGLAARAAAVICSGTMAYAYFVVHQPQALFPIENGGELAALFCWSFLLIAILGPGRWALSGLLTPSRVLEHDRR; translated from the coding sequence GTGGAGTCATTGGCCAAGAATCAAGGCCTGTTCCTGGCCCTGTACCGGATCGTGGTGGGGCTGCTGTTCGCCTGCCACGGCGTGGCGACGCTCTTCGACGTACTGGGCGGGCCGCACGGTGAAGTCCCCAGCGTCGGGCAATGGCCCGGATGGTGGGCCGCGGTCATCGAGCTGGTCGGCGGCGCGCTCGTCCTGCTCGGACTGGCCGCCCGCGCCGCCGCCGTCATCTGCTCGGGCACCATGGCCTACGCCTACTTCGTCGTCCACCAGCCTCAGGCGCTGTTCCCGATCGAGAACGGCGGGGAGCTGGCCGCGCTCTTCTGCTGGTCCTTCCTCCTCATCGCCATCCTCGGGCCCGGCCGCTGGGCATTGTCCGGGTTGCTGACGCCCTCGCGAGTCCTCGAACACGACAGAAGGTGA
- a CDS encoding TetR/AcrR family transcriptional regulator, whose protein sequence is MTTTSGQAPVRRLRRTERREQILDAATHAFARSGYAATSLDDVAREASLTRALLYRHFDSKADLYRAVLDRACQRLVETVGEDDFDETSIPSLLRAAAADPDAFRLLFHHTAREPEFRELIDSITTASAEIARRNLAKRVPAGPWLEWASQLIPTLTIEAVIAWLDSGQPDPDQAAARVDQVVKGVIAAAQPASGSG, encoded by the coding sequence ATGACGACGACCAGCGGGCAGGCACCGGTGCGCCGGCTGCGCAGGACGGAGCGGCGGGAGCAGATTCTCGATGCGGCCACGCACGCCTTCGCCCGCTCCGGTTATGCCGCCACGAGCCTCGACGACGTCGCCAGGGAGGCGAGCCTGACACGGGCGCTGCTCTATCGGCACTTCGACTCCAAGGCCGACCTCTACCGCGCCGTGCTGGATCGCGCGTGTCAGCGGCTGGTCGAGACCGTGGGCGAGGACGACTTCGACGAGACCTCCATCCCGTCGCTGCTCCGTGCCGCGGCAGCCGATCCGGACGCCTTCCGGCTGTTGTTCCATCACACGGCGCGGGAGCCGGAGTTCCGCGAGCTGATCGACTCCATCACGACGGCCTCGGCCGAGATCGCCCGGCGCAACCTGGCCAAGCGCGTTCCCGCGGGCCCCTGGCTGGAGTGGGCCTCCCAGCTGATCCCCACGTTGACGATCGAGGCCGTGATCGCCTGGCTCGACTCCGGTCAGCCGGATCCGGACCAGGCCGCCGCGCGCGTCGACCAGGTCGTGAAAGGCGTCATCGCGGCCGCCCAGCCCGCGTCCGGCAGCGGGTGA
- a CDS encoding cytochrome P450: MTTAFQLPFERPGPLEPAPLLRRLQEQGPIHPIRTAVGDPAWLVTGYDQVQALLDDNRLGRAHRTPETASRTGKSALFGGPQGDFDTEQADHRRMRALLQPHFSAGRMRALRPRVEALTSALLDELAAQEPPADLHAALAVPLPIAVICELLGVPYDDRAQFRTWTQAAADVTDQARSEQGLAELFGYGQRLVARKRREGRINDGETDVISRLAMTEGVSDDEAAMMGMFLLFAGHETTVVAIGMGVLWLLAHPDQWQALVADPSRIDVAVEEILRAPGLGGGGIPRYARTGMEIAGVPVQEGDLVLLDTGAANHDTAAFTDPYRLDIARRETGHLTFGRGARYCIGAPLARLELNVVFSQLVARFPMLRLAVGVAELTFNPQVLTGGLTALPVSW, from the coding sequence ATGACGACCGCTTTCCAACTGCCGTTCGAAAGGCCGGGACCGTTGGAGCCGGCGCCGCTCCTGCGCCGGCTGCAGGAGCAAGGGCCGATCCACCCCATTCGCACCGCCGTCGGTGATCCGGCCTGGCTGGTGACCGGATATGACCAGGTGCAGGCATTGCTGGACGACAACCGTCTCGGCCGCGCCCACCGCACGCCCGAAACGGCGTCCCGTACGGGGAAGTCGGCTCTCTTCGGCGGGCCGCAGGGCGACTTCGACACCGAACAGGCCGATCACCGGCGGATGCGCGCGTTGCTGCAGCCGCACTTCTCCGCCGGGCGGATGCGGGCACTGCGCCCCCGGGTGGAGGCCCTGACCAGTGCGCTCCTGGACGAGCTGGCAGCCCAGGAACCGCCCGCCGACCTGCACGCGGCGCTGGCGGTGCCGCTGCCGATCGCGGTGATCTGCGAGTTGCTCGGGGTCCCGTACGACGACCGGGCGCAGTTCCGCACGTGGACGCAGGCCGCGGCCGACGTCACCGATCAGGCACGCTCCGAGCAAGGGCTGGCCGAGCTGTTCGGTTACGGCCAGCGGCTGGTGGCTCGCAAACGGCGCGAAGGCCGTATCAACGATGGCGAAACGGATGTGATCAGCCGCCTCGCCATGACCGAAGGGGTCAGCGACGACGAGGCGGCCATGATGGGCATGTTCCTCCTCTTCGCCGGCCATGAGACCACCGTGGTCGCGATCGGCATGGGCGTGCTGTGGCTCCTCGCCCACCCTGACCAGTGGCAGGCCCTCGTCGCCGATCCGTCCAGGATCGACGTGGCCGTGGAGGAGATTCTGCGGGCCCCGGGGCTGGGCGGAGGGGGCATTCCCCGCTACGCCCGCACGGGCATGGAGATCGCGGGTGTGCCCGTACAAGAGGGAGATCTGGTGCTTCTGGACACCGGCGCGGCCAACCACGACACCGCGGCCTTCACCGATCCCTACCGGTTGGACATCGCCCGCCGGGAAACCGGGCATCTCACCTTCGGCCGCGGCGCCCGTTACTGCATCGGCGCCCCGCTGGCCCGGCTGGAGCTGAACGTCGTGTTCTCCCAGCTCGTCGCCCGCTTCCCCATGCTGAGGCTGGCCGTAGGCGTGGCGGAGCTCACGTTCAACCCGCAGGTGCTCACCGGTGGGCTGACCGCGCTTCCGGTGAGCTGGTGA